Proteins from one Mycobacterium sp. EPa45 genomic window:
- a CDS encoding NAD(P)H-binding protein — protein MTVVVTGASGNVGRPIVEQLLKAGAHVRAVTRRPGRAGFPPAVDEVPDAAEALKGASAVFLNSRALGAGLTDVVSSAYRHDVGKLVALSAINADDDDTRQPSRYRDDRNRECEQLAAGSGVPWVSLRPTVFASNFPGMWGAQIRAGDVVAGPYSSASIAPIAEADIAAVATRALLTDELDGQRVPLTGPQSLTNAELVEILGAVLHRPLRYQEIPAEFVRKRFIENGFSADFADAYIAMLATTATSPALVTHDVEKILGRPATPFAQWAHAHTALFTEELT, from the coding sequence ATGACCGTCGTGGTAACCGGAGCGAGCGGCAACGTCGGCCGGCCGATCGTCGAGCAACTACTCAAGGCGGGCGCGCACGTACGGGCGGTGACCCGGCGGCCGGGCCGGGCCGGGTTCCCGCCCGCTGTCGATGAAGTGCCCGATGCGGCAGAGGCGTTGAAAGGTGCGTCGGCAGTGTTCCTCAACTCCCGAGCGCTCGGAGCGGGGCTGACCGATGTGGTGTCCTCGGCATACCGGCACGACGTCGGCAAGCTGGTGGCATTGTCGGCGATCAACGCCGACGATGACGACACACGCCAACCGTCGCGATATCGCGACGACCGGAACCGGGAGTGTGAACAACTCGCCGCCGGGTCGGGTGTGCCGTGGGTCAGCCTGCGCCCGACGGTGTTCGCATCCAACTTTCCCGGCATGTGGGGGGCACAAATCCGCGCGGGCGACGTGGTCGCCGGGCCGTACTCCTCGGCCTCCATCGCGCCGATCGCCGAGGCCGATATCGCGGCGGTCGCGACTCGTGCGCTGCTGACCGATGAACTTGATGGGCAACGGGTTCCGCTGACCGGGCCGCAATCGCTGACCAATGCCGAGCTGGTCGAGATCCTCGGTGCGGTCCTGCACCGGCCGCTGCGCTATCAGGAAATTCCTGCCGAGTTCGTGCGCAAGCGCTTCATCGAGAACGGATTCTCCGCCGACTTCGCCGACGCTTACATCGCGATGCTGGCGACCACCGCGACATCACCCGCCCTTGTCACCCATGACGTCGAGAAGATCCTGGGCCGCCCGGCAACCCCGTTCGCGCAATGGGCGCACGCCCACACGGCGTTGTTCACCGAGGAGCTGACATGA
- a CDS encoding nitroreductase family deazaflavin-dependent oxidoreductase encodes MTNPQPPRWLKPMNRLMMAVQKLGVHTGPACVLTVPGRKSGKPRSTPMTPFEFDGGLYTVAGYPGADWARNAKAAGAGTLSRGRRSRSVRIVELGAEESRPVLRAFPEQVPVGVMFAKHSGLVQQGTPDEFEALAGTLAVFRFDDLPD; translated from the coding sequence ATGACCAACCCCCAACCACCGCGCTGGCTCAAGCCGATGAATCGGCTCATGATGGCCGTGCAGAAGCTCGGGGTACACACCGGGCCCGCCTGTGTGCTCACCGTCCCGGGCCGCAAGTCCGGCAAGCCACGCAGCACACCGATGACACCGTTCGAGTTCGACGGCGGCCTGTACACCGTCGCCGGCTACCCCGGCGCGGACTGGGCGCGCAACGCCAAGGCGGCCGGCGCCGGAACGCTGAGCCGCGGACGTCGATCCCGCTCGGTCAGAATCGTCGAACTCGGTGCCGAGGAGTCCAGGCCGGTGTTGCGCGCCTTCCCCGAACAGGTCCCCGTCGGCGTGATGTTCGCCAAGCATTCGGGGCTGGTGCAGCAGGGCACTCCCGACGAGTTCGAGGCGCTGGCAGGCACACTCGCGGTGTTCCGCTTCGACGATCTACCGGACTAG
- a CDS encoding ABC transporter permease: protein MPVDSAAGTRILRAPRGWRRVPSLAARMQTFAWVELQKLRHDRTELITRTVQPALWLLIFGTTFNRLHVINTGSVPYLEFLAPGIIAQSALFISIFYGIQIIWDRDAGILAKLMVTPTPASALVTGKAFAAGVRSVAQVIGVLVLAYLMGIQMTHNPLRIVAAMGVVMLGSAFFACLSMTLAGLVRNRDRLMGIGQAITMPLFFASNALYPVAVMPEWLRWLSRVNPLSYEVDSLRLLLVGMPSAHPWLDLGVLALAAVVGIAAASGLLRRLVR, encoded by the coding sequence ATGCCGGTTGATTCCGCTGCCGGTACCCGGATACTGCGGGCACCGCGCGGCTGGCGGCGGGTGCCCAGCCTGGCCGCCCGGATGCAGACGTTCGCCTGGGTCGAATTGCAGAAGCTGCGCCATGACCGCACCGAGCTGATCACCCGGACGGTGCAACCGGCGTTGTGGCTGTTGATCTTCGGCACCACGTTCAACCGGCTGCACGTGATCAACACCGGCTCGGTGCCGTATCTGGAGTTCCTGGCACCGGGCATCATCGCGCAGTCGGCGCTGTTCATCTCGATCTTCTACGGCATCCAGATCATCTGGGACCGGGATGCCGGGATCCTGGCCAAGTTGATGGTGACCCCGACTCCGGCATCGGCGTTGGTCACCGGCAAGGCGTTCGCCGCCGGAGTGCGGTCGGTGGCGCAGGTGATCGGCGTGCTGGTGCTGGCCTACCTGATGGGCATCCAGATGACGCACAACCCGCTGCGGATCGTGGCCGCGATGGGTGTGGTGATGCTCGGGTCGGCGTTCTTCGCCTGCCTGTCGATGACGCTGGCCGGGCTGGTGCGCAACCGGGACCGGCTGATGGGCATCGGGCAGGCGATCACCATGCCGCTGTTCTTCGCGTCGAATGCGTTGTATCCGGTCGCGGTCATGCCGGAATGGCTGCGGTGGTTGTCTCGGGTGAATCCGCTGAGCTACGAGGTGGATTCGCTGCGGCTGCTCTTGGTGGGCATGCCCTCGGCCCATCCGTGGCTGGACCTCGGTGTGCTGGCGTTGGCCGCGGTGGTCGGTATCGCCGCCGCGTCGGGACTGCTGCGCCGGCTAGTCCGGTAG
- a CDS encoding ATP-binding cassette domain-containing protein, whose protein sequence is MTAPAIDCQNLTHRYGDFTAVDDLTLQVQPGETLGLLGPNGAGKTTVVRVLTTLTPVQHGRVRVFGLDSRRDTMDIRYNLGYVPQQLSIEPALTGRQNVEWFARLYDVPRAARKRRVDEALDAMQLTDVADRLANTYSGGMVRRLELAQALVNQPSLLILDEPTVGLDPIARDGVWTQVQNMQQEFGMTVLLTTHYMEEADVLCDRVALMHHGRLRAVGTPGELKATVGPEATLEDVFRHYAGSGLDDTATQSGLGGIRAGRKAARNAG, encoded by the coding sequence ATGACCGCGCCCGCGATCGACTGCCAGAACCTGACGCACCGTTACGGCGACTTCACCGCCGTCGACGACCTGACGTTGCAGGTGCAACCCGGCGAGACCCTGGGGCTGCTGGGGCCCAACGGTGCCGGCAAGACCACCGTGGTGCGGGTGTTGACGACGCTGACCCCGGTGCAGCACGGGCGGGTCCGCGTGTTCGGCCTCGACTCGCGACGCGACACCATGGACATCCGGTACAACCTCGGCTATGTGCCGCAACAGCTTTCGATCGAGCCGGCGCTGACCGGGCGGCAGAACGTGGAGTGGTTCGCCCGGCTGTACGACGTGCCGCGCGCGGCGCGTAAGCGGCGGGTCGACGAGGCGCTGGATGCCATGCAGCTGACCGACGTCGCCGACCGGCTGGCCAACACCTATTCCGGCGGCATGGTCCGCCGCCTGGAGCTGGCCCAGGCCCTGGTGAACCAGCCGTCGCTGCTGATTCTCGACGAGCCGACGGTCGGCCTGGATCCCATTGCCCGCGACGGTGTCTGGACGCAGGTGCAGAACATGCAACAAGAGTTCGGCATGACGGTGCTGCTGACCACCCACTACATGGAGGAGGCCGACGTGCTGTGCGACCGAGTGGCGTTGATGCACCACGGCCGGCTGCGGGCGGTCGGAACCCCGGGCGAACTCAAGGCCACGGTCGGTCCAGAAGCGACCCTGGAGGACGTCTTCCGGCACTACGCCGGATCCGGACTCGACGACACCGCAACCCAATCCGGCCTCGGTGGGATCAGGGCGGGACGGAAGGCGGCGCGCAATGCCGGTTGA
- a CDS encoding MarR family winged helix-turn-helix transcriptional regulator encodes MSLRTDLVAELFGTVGRFRRTVRRAAGASFVGLTESQAELLRLVGRQPGISVSAAAAELGLAANTASTLVSKLSAEGLLVRTPDPDDRRVGRLELTPPAQKLADASRAARRAALAEALDELDEDDTRALAAGMRVLAELTTKLREKRS; translated from the coding sequence GTGAGCCTTCGCACCGATCTCGTCGCCGAGCTGTTCGGCACTGTCGGCAGATTTCGCCGTACTGTCCGTCGCGCTGCGGGTGCCTCCTTCGTCGGGCTGACCGAATCGCAGGCCGAGTTGTTGCGCTTGGTCGGCCGGCAGCCGGGCATCTCGGTCAGTGCGGCCGCCGCTGAACTGGGGCTGGCGGCCAACACCGCCTCGACACTGGTGTCCAAGCTCTCGGCGGAGGGCCTGCTGGTGCGCACCCCCGATCCCGACGATCGCCGCGTCGGTCGCCTCGAGCTCACCCCGCCGGCGCAGAAGCTCGCCGACGCCTCCCGGGCGGCACGGCGCGCAGCGCTGGCCGAAGCACTCGACGAACTCGACGAGGACGACACTCGTGCCCTGGCTGCGGGGATGCGGGTGCTGGCCGAGCTCACCACGAAACTGCGAGAGAAGCGTTCATGA
- a CDS encoding metallophosphoesterase, protein MRLLLLADTHLPKRARDLPPQVWDEVERSDVVIHAGDWVEVGLLDELAARSRRLIACWGNNDGPELRARLPERAEATLDGLRFTVVHETGAASGREARMAQQYPHTDVLVFGHSHIPWDTTARTGLRLLNPGSPTDRRRQPFCTYMTVDTRPGVLSDVRAHRIEKT, encoded by the coding sequence ATGCGCCTGCTGCTGCTGGCCGACACACACCTCCCCAAGCGCGCCCGCGACCTGCCGCCCCAGGTCTGGGACGAAGTCGAGCGGTCCGACGTCGTCATCCACGCCGGTGACTGGGTCGAGGTCGGCCTGCTCGATGAGTTGGCCGCGCGGTCGCGGCGTCTGATCGCGTGCTGGGGCAACAACGATGGCCCGGAACTGCGGGCGCGTCTGCCGGAGCGCGCCGAGGCGACGTTGGACGGTCTGCGCTTCACCGTCGTGCACGAAACAGGTGCGGCGTCCGGCCGGGAAGCCCGGATGGCGCAGCAGTATCCGCATACCGACGTGCTGGTCTTCGGGCACAGCCACATCCCGTGGGATACCACCGCGCGGACCGGCCTGCGGCTGCTGAACCCGGGCTCACCGACCGACCGGCGCCGTCAGCCGTTCTGTACCTACATGACCGTCGACACCCGTCCGGGGGTGCTCTCCGATGTGCGGGCGCACCGCATCGAGAAGACTTAG
- a CDS encoding CoA transferase, with product MTDTPDLPLAGVRIVEISSFVAVPLAGMTLAQLGAEVIRVDPVGGAADYKRWPLTEAGESIYWAGLNKSKRSVGADMRSADGQQLVSRLIADAGILITNVAGRQWHSYEELSAVRPDLIHLEVVGRGDGSTGVDYTVNAATGFPLVTGSPTQSGPVNHVLPAWDVSCGLYAALAILVALRRRDTAGVGSRIRLPLDDVALATAANLGFLTEPMVTGAQRPRLGNSIYGQYGENYTSSDGATFMLVALTNRHFRDLAELTGTTKAVAAVAEALGADFTDEGQRYEHRAVLTGLFAPWFAGHTAEEVTAALSASSVLWDRYLDFAEVARHPRVTNNPLFSVLSQPRIGDYLAPGLPMSVDGAHIAAQPAPALGDDTAAVLAELGLADDEIATLVESGTVTMGSGPK from the coding sequence GTGACCGATACGCCTGACCTGCCGCTGGCCGGTGTCCGCATCGTCGAGATCTCCAGCTTCGTGGCCGTGCCGTTGGCCGGGATGACACTGGCCCAGTTGGGCGCTGAAGTCATCCGGGTCGACCCGGTCGGCGGTGCCGCCGACTACAAGCGCTGGCCCTTGACCGAGGCCGGCGAGAGCATCTATTGGGCCGGTCTCAACAAGAGCAAACGCTCGGTGGGCGCCGACATGCGCTCGGCGGACGGGCAGCAGCTGGTTTCCCGGTTGATCGCGGATGCGGGCATTCTGATCACCAATGTCGCTGGGCGGCAATGGCATTCATACGAAGAGCTCAGCGCTGTGCGCCCAGACCTGATCCATTTGGAAGTCGTCGGACGCGGCGACGGATCCACCGGGGTGGACTACACCGTCAACGCCGCCACCGGTTTTCCGCTGGTCACCGGGTCGCCAACCCAGAGCGGCCCGGTCAACCACGTGCTCCCGGCCTGGGACGTCAGCTGCGGTCTGTATGCCGCGCTGGCGATCCTGGTCGCTCTGCGCCGGCGTGACACCGCCGGGGTGGGCAGCCGCATCCGGCTGCCGCTGGACGACGTGGCGCTGGCCACCGCGGCCAACCTCGGCTTCCTCACCGAGCCGATGGTCACCGGCGCGCAGCGGCCCCGTCTGGGCAACTCGATCTACGGCCAGTACGGCGAGAACTACACGAGCAGTGACGGCGCGACCTTCATGCTGGTGGCACTGACCAACCGGCACTTCCGGGATCTCGCCGAGCTGACCGGGACCACGAAAGCCGTTGCCGCCGTTGCCGAAGCGCTGGGCGCGGACTTTACCGACGAGGGTCAGCGCTACGAACACCGTGCGGTGCTGACCGGCCTGTTCGCGCCGTGGTTCGCCGGCCACACCGCCGAGGAGGTGACCGCCGCGCTGTCGGCCAGTTCGGTCCTCTGGGATCGCTACCTGGACTTCGCGGAGGTCGCCCGACATCCGCGCGTGACGAACAACCCGTTGTTCAGCGTGCTGTCGCAGCCCCGGATCGGCGACTATCTGGCGCCCGGACTGCCGATGTCGGTCGACGGTGCCCACATCGCGGCCCAGCCCGCACCCGCGCTCGGCGACGACACCGCGGCGGTACTGGCCGAGCTCGGGCTGGCTGACGATGAGATCGCTACGCTGGTCGAATCTGGAACTGTCACAATGGGATCCGGTCCGAAGTGA
- a CDS encoding acyl-CoA thioesterase II, protein MSVLSRLLNVAPAESGFVGEASGPPDKRAYGGHLAAQAMAAACHTVDADKAHRVHVQFLRGGDAGAPVHYEVEYVYDGRTTASRRVLARQEGRLLTAATVSFSAAADGPEHAAQATTSGEPEQLPATGPIGPAPSLPLDEIDIRTDDDRSTGEFVRRLWWRVTVPLDGPAWLGACAAVYVTDIYGIDPVLQVHGHSMVDRSHRTATTDSSIWFHRPIHAEQWNLLESRSPAAARGRGLVTLNLYDADRILTATLVQEGLAIVRT, encoded by the coding sequence GTGAGCGTGCTGTCCCGGCTCCTGAACGTCGCACCCGCTGAATCCGGCTTCGTGGGCGAAGCGAGCGGGCCGCCGGACAAACGCGCCTACGGTGGCCACCTCGCCGCGCAGGCCATGGCCGCGGCCTGCCACACCGTCGACGCCGACAAGGCACACAGGGTGCACGTCCAGTTCTTGCGCGGCGGGGACGCGGGCGCGCCGGTCCACTACGAGGTCGAGTACGTCTACGACGGCCGCACCACGGCGTCGCGGCGGGTACTGGCCCGCCAGGAAGGCCGGTTGCTGACCGCCGCGACGGTGTCGTTCTCCGCCGCGGCCGACGGTCCCGAGCACGCTGCACAGGCGACAACCTCCGGTGAGCCCGAGCAATTGCCCGCCACCGGCCCCATCGGCCCGGCCCCGTCGCTGCCGCTCGACGAGATCGACATCCGCACCGACGATGACCGCAGCACAGGCGAATTCGTGCGCCGGCTGTGGTGGCGGGTCACCGTGCCGCTGGACGGTCCGGCGTGGCTGGGCGCCTGCGCTGCGGTCTACGTCACCGACATCTACGGCATCGATCCGGTGCTACAGGTGCACGGCCATTCGATGGTCGACCGCAGCCACCGGACCGCCACCACCGACTCGTCGATTTGGTTTCACCGGCCGATCCACGCCGAACAGTGGAACCTGCTCGAGTCCCGGTCACCGGCCGCCGCCCGCGGCCGCGGCCTGGTGACTCTGAACCTCTATGACGCCGACCGGATCTTGACCGCCACGCTGGTTCAGGAAGGGCTGGCGATCGTCCGCACCTGA
- a CDS encoding helix-turn-helix domain-containing protein produces the protein MAADTSANLVSTAERLFAERGVDAVSLREIAREAGARNVMAVQYHFTDRAGVLAAIADKHLPVVDARRDALLDGIESDTEPSMRAMASALVRPLAAKLADADGGPAFLRIHADLLNRPVPSFDLTGRSGSLQRWRTLLEPTLDPVAVTLHPRLGALVYAAVELGRRATTAPHADDRLFTSHLVDTVAAMLAAPLSEETRSLATERQARRSRPQVRTIASPS, from the coding sequence ATGGCTGCCGACACCTCGGCCAATCTGGTGTCGACGGCCGAGCGGCTGTTCGCCGAACGCGGGGTCGACGCGGTCAGCCTGCGGGAGATCGCCCGTGAGGCGGGGGCCCGCAACGTGATGGCGGTCCAGTACCACTTCACCGACCGGGCCGGGGTGCTGGCCGCGATCGCCGACAAGCACCTGCCGGTGGTGGACGCTCGCCGCGATGCGCTGCTCGACGGCATCGAGAGCGACACTGAGCCCTCCATGCGGGCGATGGCCTCGGCGCTGGTCCGCCCGCTGGCCGCCAAGCTGGCCGACGCCGACGGCGGTCCGGCGTTCCTGCGGATTCATGCCGACCTGCTGAATCGTCCGGTGCCTTCGTTCGACCTGACCGGACGCTCCGGCAGCCTGCAGCGCTGGCGGACGCTGCTGGAGCCGACACTCGACCCGGTGGCCGTCACGCTGCATCCCCGGCTGGGTGCGCTGGTGTACGCCGCGGTGGAGTTGGGCCGCCGCGCCACCACGGCACCGCATGCGGACGACCGCCTGTTCACCAGCCATCTTGTCGACACCGTCGCCGCGATGCTGGCCGCGCCCCTGTCGGAGGAGACCCGCTCGCTGGCCACAGAACGGCAGGCCCGCCGGTCGCGGCCTCAGGTGCGGACGATCGCCAGCCCTTCCTGA
- a CDS encoding acyl-CoA dehydrogenase family protein — protein sequence MWDFETDPEYQEKLDWVEEFMREKLEPLDFAPLDPYEKTNPQVLKVLRPLQQAVREQGLWAAHLGPELGGQGYGQVKLALLNEIVGRSRWAPSVFGSQAPDSGNAEILAMFGTDEQKERYLQPLLNGEISSCYSMTEPHGGSDPGLFTTHAERDGDEWVINGEKWFSSNARNASFFIVMVVTSPEARTHQKMSLFIVPAETPGIEIIRNVGVGGESDDRAGHGYIRYNDVRVPADHVLGGEGQAFAIAQTRLGGGRVHHAMRTIALARKAFDMMCERAVSRQTRRGPLGDYQMTQEKIADSWIQIEQFRLLVLRTAWKIDKYHDYQKVRRDIAAVKVAMPQVLHDVVQRAMHLHGALGVSDEMPFVKMLVGAESLAIADGPTEVHKLTVARRTLKEYEPVDTLFPSQHIPTRRAAAQATLAELLEHEVAQL from the coding sequence ATGTGGGACTTCGAGACCGACCCGGAATACCAGGAGAAGCTCGACTGGGTCGAGGAGTTCATGCGCGAGAAGCTGGAGCCCCTCGACTTCGCCCCGCTGGACCCGTACGAGAAAACCAACCCCCAGGTGCTCAAGGTATTGCGCCCGCTGCAGCAGGCGGTCCGCGAGCAGGGTTTGTGGGCGGCACATCTGGGCCCGGAGCTGGGCGGCCAGGGCTACGGGCAGGTCAAGCTGGCGCTGTTGAATGAGATCGTCGGGCGGTCCCGTTGGGCCCCTTCGGTTTTCGGATCGCAGGCACCCGACTCCGGCAACGCCGAGATCCTGGCCATGTTCGGCACCGACGAGCAGAAGGAGCGCTACCTGCAGCCACTGCTCAACGGTGAGATCTCGTCGTGCTACTCGATGACCGAACCGCACGGCGGCTCGGATCCCGGACTGTTCACCACCCACGCCGAGCGCGACGGTGACGAGTGGGTGATCAACGGCGAGAAGTGGTTCTCTTCCAATGCCCGCAACGCCAGCTTCTTCATCGTCATGGTGGTCACCAGCCCGGAAGCCCGCACGCACCAGAAGATGTCGCTGTTCATCGTGCCGGCCGAGACACCCGGCATCGAGATCATTCGCAACGTCGGCGTCGGCGGTGAGTCCGACGACCGGGCCGGGCACGGCTACATCCGTTACAACGACGTCCGGGTGCCTGCCGACCACGTACTCGGCGGCGAGGGCCAGGCCTTCGCGATCGCGCAGACCCGGCTCGGCGGCGGCCGCGTGCATCACGCCATGCGCACAATCGCATTGGCGCGCAAGGCTTTCGACATGATGTGCGAGCGGGCGGTGTCGCGCCAGACCCGCCGCGGTCCGCTCGGCGACTACCAGATGACGCAGGAGAAGATCGCCGACAGCTGGATTCAGATCGAACAGTTCCGGCTGCTGGTGCTGCGCACCGCGTGGAAGATCGACAAGTACCACGACTACCAGAAGGTGCGCCGCGACATCGCCGCGGTGAAGGTCGCGATGCCGCAGGTGCTGCATGACGTGGTGCAGCGGGCGATGCATCTGCATGGGGCACTGGGTGTTTCCGACGAGATGCCGTTCGTGAAGATGTTGGTGGGTGCGGAGTCGCTGGCGATCGCCGACGGTCCCACCGAGGTCCACAAGCTGACCGTGGCCCGCCGCACGCTCAAGGAGTACGAGCCCGTGGACACCCTGTTCCCGTCGCAGCACATCCCGACCCGGCGCGCGGCGGCCCAGGCCACGCTGGCCGAACTTCTCGAACACGAGGTCGCACAGCTGTGA
- a CDS encoding magnesium transporter: MLLLSRITGQDVRGPDGQVIGRLADLTVSLAQKSGLHRVERVLVKRPHGAALLVPWDQVARFGYHHIVLAGRFDRYATAELGEHEIRLARDVLDTQVVDIVGQRLARVADVVLARTGYGGIELVGVEVGFAAVLRRLGLGRLATRPGPDVIAWSDLHLTSERGHAVQLASPRAAVHHLDARGLAALVSHVDTESAAEILAAEGPDVAADVVRTAHPAVGERVLRAMRPAEAARIMAAMPIEHAGTWRRRLEHASAWQGRPFLRSRVWPRRRHVRRVSS, translated from the coding sequence GTGCTGTTGCTCAGCCGGATCACCGGTCAAGATGTGCGAGGGCCCGACGGCCAGGTGATCGGCCGGCTGGCCGATCTGACCGTCAGCCTCGCCCAGAAGTCCGGCCTGCATCGGGTCGAGCGGGTGCTGGTCAAACGCCCTCACGGCGCGGCACTGCTGGTTCCGTGGGATCAGGTGGCCAGGTTCGGCTACCACCACATCGTCCTTGCCGGTCGCTTCGACCGGTACGCGACCGCGGAGCTGGGTGAGCACGAAATTCGGTTGGCGCGAGACGTGCTGGACACCCAGGTCGTCGACATCGTCGGTCAGCGACTGGCCCGCGTCGCCGACGTCGTCCTGGCTCGCACCGGGTACGGCGGCATCGAACTCGTGGGGGTCGAGGTCGGCTTCGCGGCGGTGCTGCGCCGACTCGGCCTGGGCCGATTGGCCACACGTCCCGGCCCGGACGTCATCGCCTGGTCGGATCTACATCTGACGTCGGAGCGCGGGCACGCCGTTCAGCTGGCCAGTCCGCGGGCTGCCGTGCACCACCTCGATGCACGCGGACTTGCCGCACTGGTCAGTCACGTGGATACCGAGTCGGCTGCCGAGATATTGGCGGCCGAAGGACCCGATGTCGCCGCCGACGTCGTCCGCACCGCCCACCCGGCGGTGGGCGAACGGGTTCTGCGGGCAATGCGCCCCGCCGAGGCCGCACGGATCATGGCAGCGATGCCGATCGAACATGCCGGTACGTGGCGTCGGCGGCTGGAACACGCGTCGGCATGGCAGGGCCGGCCCTTCCTGCGCTCGCGGGTCTGGCCGCGGCGTCGGCACGTCCGGAGAGTGTCGTCGTGA
- a CDS encoding NRAMP family divalent metal transporter — MTAPGRTTKRFGALLAVVGPGLLAGLSDDDPAGITTYSVLGADHGYQLLWVLLLSTVALIVFHSLAARMGVVTGQGLIGLVRQRYGVRVGGAVLAALVVANIGTTCAEFAGIAAGSELFGVSRYISVPVAAAMVSLLVLRGSFHRVEHLLLALSTVFLAYIASGFLAGPDWGAALRGTFVPTMPMTGSAIAIVTATLGTTLAPWGLSFMQSYAVDKKLRTDDLPLERVDVVTGAVLTGVIGFFVVVACAATLHRDGHHIADAADAAVALQPLAGKAAGTLFGIGLIGAAFLAASILPLSTAYSVCEYAGVEAAVDDKYPEARTFYLTYGIVTLIGAAIVLSPNAPLVAILVGTQVLNAVLLVPLLFAMIGLGCDADLMGRFVIGRTALIGYVVTTAVVVLCVLTLGVTTVLG, encoded by the coding sequence GTGACCGCACCAGGGCGTACCACGAAGAGGTTCGGTGCGCTGCTCGCCGTCGTGGGACCCGGACTGCTCGCCGGACTGTCCGACGACGATCCGGCCGGGATCACCACCTACTCGGTGCTCGGGGCCGACCACGGCTACCAGCTGCTGTGGGTCCTGCTGTTGTCCACGGTCGCCCTGATCGTGTTCCACAGCCTGGCCGCCCGGATGGGTGTGGTCACCGGTCAGGGACTGATCGGGCTGGTGCGCCAGCGTTACGGCGTCCGGGTGGGCGGCGCCGTACTGGCCGCCCTCGTCGTTGCGAACATCGGCACGACATGTGCCGAATTCGCCGGCATTGCAGCAGGTTCCGAGCTGTTCGGGGTCAGCCGGTACATCAGCGTGCCGGTGGCGGCGGCGATGGTTTCGCTGCTCGTCCTGCGTGGCAGCTTCCACCGCGTCGAGCATCTCCTGCTGGCTTTGTCCACCGTGTTCCTGGCCTACATCGCTTCGGGATTCCTGGCCGGCCCGGACTGGGGGGCGGCACTGCGCGGGACTTTCGTGCCGACGATGCCGATGACCGGGTCCGCGATCGCGATCGTCACCGCAACGCTGGGCACCACTCTGGCGCCGTGGGGTCTGTCGTTCATGCAGTCCTACGCCGTCGACAAGAAACTGCGCACCGACGATCTGCCGCTCGAGCGGGTGGACGTCGTGACCGGGGCCGTACTGACCGGGGTCATCGGGTTCTTCGTCGTGGTCGCCTGCGCGGCGACGCTGCACCGCGACGGGCACCACATCGCCGACGCCGCCGACGCCGCCGTCGCACTGCAACCGCTCGCCGGTAAGGCCGCCGGAACGCTGTTCGGGATCGGGTTGATCGGTGCCGCGTTCCTGGCTGCATCGATCCTGCCGCTGTCCACCGCCTATTCGGTCTGCGAATACGCCGGTGTGGAAGCCGCGGTCGACGACAAATACCCCGAGGCCCGCACGTTCTACCTGACCTACGGGATCGTCACCCTGATCGGCGCGGCCATCGTCTTGTCTCCGAATGCACCGCTGGTGGCGATCCTGGTCGGTACCCAGGTGCTCAACGCCGTGCTGCTGGTGCCACTGCTGTTCGCGATGATCGGGCTGGGCTGCGACGCCGACCTCATGGGCCGGTTCGTCATCGGTCGCACCGCGCTGATCGGCTACGTCGTGACCACCGCGGTGGTGGTGTTGTGCGTTCTGACGCTCGGCGTCACCACCGTGCTCGGTTGA